From Penicillium psychrofluorescens genome assembly, chromosome: 6, one genomic window encodes:
- a CDS encoding uncharacterized protein (ID:PFLUO_009274-T1.cds;~source:funannotate) — MGDYGPSVSTRPITAGIPPQPSTDEHEISVLITGFGPFKTNNVNASYLIASSLPSSFSFPSPKGDSASRRVSLHVYPTAIPVSYSTVRELLPQILSDYSAAHGGRRPDLIIHIGIASPRPYYSVESLAHRDEYVMTDIDGCTGYEDGEKRWKEMGLPEILKPGLPPASDSSSGASSVLPYPPDEHFLDTWKLFAPATLDLRISKDAGRYLCDFIFYTSMSLALQEGRARNVLFLHVPSASEDADVERGRTIALALVKAMVRCWIDEKSDA; from the exons ATGGGCGACTACGGTCCCTCGGTGTCCACACGACCCATCACTGCCGGCATTCCGCCCCAACCCTCCACCGATGAGCACGAGATCTCCGTGCTCATCACCGGCTTTGGG CCCTTCAAAACAAACAACGTTAATGCTTCTTATCTAATCGCCTCTTCGCTCCCCTCATCTTTCAGCTTCCCCTCACCCAAGGGCGACTCGGCATCCCGCCGCGTTTCACTGCATGTGTACCCAACCGCCATCCCAGTCTCCTACAGCACCGTGAGAGAACTCCTCCCGCAGATTCTAAGCGACTACTCCGCTGCACACGGCGGCCGGCGACCCGATCTGATTATCCACATCGGCATCGCCTCCCCAAGACCGTATTACTCAGTGGAGTCACTCGCCCACCGCGATGAGTACGTCATGACCGATATTGACGGCTGCACGGGCTACGAAGACGGTGAGAagcggtggaaggagatggggTTGCCGGAGATTCTGAAACCAGGTCTTCCTCCTGCATCTGATTCGTCGTCCGGTGCCTCCAGTGTTCTGCCGTATCCGCCCGACGAGCATTTCCTGGATACCTGGAAACTGTTTGCGCCTGCGACGCTGGATCTGCGCATTTCGAAGGATGCGGGGCGGTATCTCTGCGATTTCATCTTCTATACGAGTATGTCGCTGGCGCTGCAGGAGGGCCGCGCCCGGAATGTGCTTTTCCTGCACGTTCCGAGTGCGAGTGAGGATGCGGATGTTGAGCGCGGAAGGACCATTGCCCTTGCTTTGgtgaaggccatggtgaggTGCTGGATTGATGAGAAGAGTGATGCATAA
- a CDS encoding uncharacterized protein (ID:PFLUO_009272-T1.cds;~source:funannotate) produces MAPLSKKRRLELGNVDTKLVEIYEDLASEKDEIRLKAAQGLVSQFTPDKNPADDQIQKVLQRLFRGLCSSRKAARIGFSIALTEVLTQIFSSTRDAAQFGLSDALKMWEVQSNATGGESGQEQRDHHFGRLFGAEAIIKSAVLFQPSVPFTEWTKVLDLVFDLAQKKPWIREECGWIIYRCVYDLSARQVDGKFVDAALERLCSHDLARSPEGIAIWLATKDMFPNANFPGKVWKHDDPLDTKERNNLSKIMKESSSGESEGDSKANNAKSSGVWNSKLHFAWDAVLSRASDTSSSKSKHSKSSRLSFVEFWTEAVDNGLFASASSDERKYWGFLLLVRVLNDGTPQQASHVFTKNLVRCLMNQLAVEDRYLNRMAVKASKAIQGRVSKEPGFAAAAVHGLMGTGGAINFDQATKTKTIEKTVAEASQTALQEIVPLFEQLIQRPGTTDDKTAASHRQVLAGLLLAIVRSKASSEDDYQGTMEQILSIFVRFGYFLDSGEGKATPEPALAQSTQELFRNRINSCLNSLIVTRKYAATLPYAVVRQIREAVKSGEHGKFTIVMDDKLQESVKTSFKALKKLSSKEKKGETSGTAAFKLLYSMTILQVYSGDADAVSMLDELEFCYTKFMGDSDTKKGDTSDASDALVEILLSFASKQSQLFRRMSEQVFSAFADQVTENGLESLISILEAKESLAGQQEMFEEQDEDGEEEDGSDDDDDDDDVEMVNAEEVDSDVEVVDADGASDASASDEEEEEEEDEEDAQEVLDFEAKLAAALGTHRADEDLQAAESDSDADMNDDEMEELDAQLVKVFRARREVTSQHKDKKDARENMVNFKNRVLDLVEIFIKKCHSRLLALDLLLPLLRLARRSSVKQIANKATSVLREYTRLCKGTAVPKIEDAEEEQNVWELLRAVHKEAAHSAPPAHASACSQASLLVVKALVAHDKAAIGGVVDAYAETRKAQLCSTKCHVQPAFFSEWNNWCVSASKQLKN; encoded by the exons ATGGCTCCCTTGTCCAAGAAGCGGCGTCTCGAACTCGGCAACGTCGACACAAAGTTGGTCGAGATCTACGAGGACCTCGCCAGCGAAAAAGATGAGATCCGCCTCAAAGCCGCCCAGGGCCTCGTGTCGCAGTTCACCCCCGACAAGAACCCGGCCGACGACCAGATCCAGAAAGTGCTGCAGCGCCTCTTCCGCGGTCTCTGCAGTAGTCGCAAAGCAGCGCGCATTGGCTTCTCGATCGCCTTGACCGAGGTCCTGACGCAGATTTTCTCATCCACCAGAGATGCCGCGCAGTTTGGTCTATCAGATGCGCTGAAGATGTGGGAGGTGCAGTCGAATGCCACGGGCGGCGAGTCCGGACAG GAGCAACGCGACCACCATTTCGGCCGTCTCTTCGGCGCAGAAGCCATCATCAAATCCGCCGTTCTCTTCCAGCCTTCCGTGCCTTTTACCGAATGGACCAAGgtcctcgacctcgtcttTGATCTCGCACAGAAAAAACCTTGGATCCGCGAAGAATGCGGCTGGATTATCTACCGGTGTGTCTACGATCTGTCGGCGCGCCAGGTGGATGGCAAGTTTGTGGATGCTGCGCTGGAGCGTCTGTGCTCGCACGATCTAGCTCGGTCACCGGAGGGAATTGCCATCTGGCTGGCGACGAAGGACATGTTTCCCAATGCCAATTTCCCCGGCAAGGTCTGGAAACATGATGATCCATTGGATACGAAGGAGCGGAACAATCTCTCCAAAATCATGAAAGAGTCTTCTAGCGGAGAGTCTGAGGGCGACAGCAAAGCGAATAACGCCAAGTCCTCGGGCGTATGGAATTCCAAGCTTCATTTTGCCTGGGATGCGGTCTTGTCGCGGGCTAGTGatacctcttcttccaagtCGAAGCATTCCAAGTCTTCCCGTCTGAGTTTCGTTGAATTCTGGACCGAAGCTGTTGACA ATGGGTTATTTGCTTCCGCTTCGTCAGATGAGCGCAAGTACTGgggcttccttctcctcgtcagAGTGCTCAACGACGGTACACCGCAGCAGGCCTCCCATGTGTTCACCAAAAATCTCGTACGCTGCCTGATGAACCAGCTTGCCGTCGAGGACCGGTACTTGAATCGCATGGCGGTCAAGGCCTCGAAAGCAATCCAGGGCCGTGTGTCGAAAGAGCCCGGGTTCGCTGCCGCAGCTGTGCATGGCCTGATGGGAACGGGCGGAGCGATCAACTTCGACCAGgccaccaagaccaagaccaTTGAAAAGACCGTGGCGGAAGCAAGCCAAACTGCCTTGCAGGAGATTGTCCCCCTGTTCGAGCAACTCATCCAGCGACCAGGCACAACCGACGATAAAACCGCCGCGTCCCATCGCCAGGTCCTAGCTGGcctgcttcttgccattgTGCGATCAAAGGCTTCCTCCGAGGATGACTACCAGGGAACCATGGAGCAGATCCTGTCCATCTTCGTGCGATTCGGCTACTTCCTAGATAGCGGCGAAGGGAAAGCCACCCCGGAGCCTGCGCTTGCTCAGTCGACGCAGGAACTCTTTCGTAACCGCATCAATTCCTGCCTGAACAGTCTGATCGTCACACGGAAATACGCCGCAACTCTGCCATATGCCGTGGTGCGCCAGATCCGCGAGGCGGTCAAATCCGGGGAACACGGCAAATTCACCATCGTCATGGACGACAAACTACAGGAGTCCGTGAAGACATCATtcaaggcattgaagaaaCTCTCgagcaaagagaagaaaggagagaccTCTGGCACCGCAGCATTCAAGCTTCTATACTCCATGACCATTCTCCAGGTCTACAGTGGCGACGCGGATGCCGTCTCCATGCTGGATGAGTTGGAGTTCTGCTACACCAAGTTCATGGGCGACAGCGATACAAAGAAGGGGGATACGTCTGACGCCTCCGATGCGCTGGTTGAAATCCTGTTGAGCTTTGCGTCGAAGCAGTCGCAGCTCTTCCGTCGTATGAGCGAGCAGGTATTCAGCGCTTTTGCGGACCAGGTCACTGAGAATGGACTGGAGTCGTTGATCTCG ATTCTGGAAGCCAAGGAGAGCCTGGCAGGTCAACAGGAGATGTTCGAGGAACAGGacgaggacggcgaggaagaagatggaagtgacgacgacgacgatgacgacgacgtGGAGATGGTCAATGCCGAGGAAGTCGACAGCGACGTCGAGGTCGTCGATGCAGACGGCGCATCCGATGCCTCGGCTtcagacgaagaggaagaagaggaagaagacgaagaagacgcccAGGAAGTCCTAGATTTCGAAGCCAAACTCGCCGCTGCGCTGGGCACCCACCGTGCCGACGAAGACCTCCAAGCCGCCGAGTCCGACTCAGATGCGGACATGaacgacgacgagatggaggagctAGACGCGCAGCTAGTCAAAGTATTCCGCGCGCGCCGCGAGGTAACGTCTCAACACAAGGACAAAAAGGACGCGCGTGAGAACATGGTCAACTTCAAAAACCGCGTCCTGGACCTGGTAGAgatcttcatcaagaagTGCCACTCCCGTCTACTAGCGCTGGATCTCCTACTCCCACTCCTCCGTCTCGCGCGCCGGTCATCCGTCAAGCAGATCGCCAACAAGGCCACCTCCGTGCTGCGCGAGTACACCCGTCTCTGCAAGGGCACCGCCGTCCCGAAGATCGAGgacgccgaagaagaacaaaatGTCTGGGAGCTGTTGCGCGCTGTGCACAAGGAGGCGGCGCACAGTGCCCCGCCGGCGCATGCGAGTGCCTGTAGCCAGGCGAGTCTACTCGTGGTCAAGGCTCTTGTTGCGCATGATAAGGCGGCTATTGGTGGCGTGGTGGATGCGTATGCGGAGACGAGGAAGGCCCAGCTGTGCAGCACCAAGTGCCATGTTCAGCCGGCGTTTTTCTCGGAGTGGAATAATTGGTGTGTGTCGGCGAGTAAGCAGTTGAAGAACTGA
- a CDS encoding uncharacterized protein (ID:PFLUO_009273-T1.cds;~source:funannotate) gives MLDQHLTLTALVVGIILLTPLLYTIRFKGWIRNAQSNTGLLSLLRRRRPTQSSEIVSLRMYPIKSCRGFQVQATTLRQHGLDLDRRWMLVDASSGEFLTIRQIPDMTRIGTGLSDDGLELVVTIPRKSIEGSDRGLPHTVRIPAHPSQEWLAANTTPAPVKIWDTDTDGYIYGEEVNAAFSEFLGKPVALAYKGPTPRVLKGNGNPRILGRVQTTNFPDVHPILIASESSMTELNTRLGRVGIDPITVERFRPNIVVRGGTPWSEDSWKSVRIHSRNPEKSESGSGSAVSAPLDLDIVARCARCQVPNVDPDTAVKHKKQPWDTLVSYRRVDEGIKYKPCFGMLSAPRNEGVVEVGMRLEVLEETTEHRYITGF, from the coding sequence ATGCTAGACCAGCATCTAACCCTCACCGCACTCGTCGTGGGTATCATCCTGCTAACCCCACTACTCTATACCATCCGTTTCAAAGGATGGATCCGCAACGCCCAGTCCAACACAGGACTGTTGTCACTGTTGCGACGGCGCCGCCCCACGCAATCCAGCGAGATCGTCTCGTTGCGCATGTACCCAATCAAATCCTGCCGCGGCTTCCAAGTGCAAGCCACCACTCTCCGGCAACACGGCTTGGATCTTGATAGACGCTGGATGCTGGTTGATGCGTCGTCGGGCGAGTTCCTGACCATCCGCCAAATCCCGGATATGACTCGTATCGGGACGGGATTAAGTGACGATGGACTGGAATTGGTAGTTACCATTCCGAGGAAATCAATTGAGGGAAGTGACAGGGGTCTGCCGCACACGGTCCGCATCCCAGCACACCCGTCTCAGGAATGGCTCGCCGCAAACACGACGCCGGCGCCGGTCAAGATCTGGGACACGGACACGGACGGGTATATCTACGGCGAGGAAGTGAACGCCGCATTCTCTGAGTTTCTGGGGAAGCCGGTCGCTCTCGCCTATAAAGGCCCCACGCCGCGTGTGCTGAAGGGGAACGGAAACCCGCGCATCCTGGGCCGAGTGCAGACGACCAACTTCCCAGACGTGCATCCCATCCTCATAGCGTCGGAGTCATCAATGACGGAACTAAACACCCGTCTGGGCCGAGTGGGAATCGATCCCATCACAGTGGAACGATTCCGGCCCAATATCGTCGTTCGCGGCGGAACGCCTTGGAGTGAGGATTCATGGAAGTCGGTGCGTATCCACAGCCGTAATCCCGAGAAGTCTGAGtctggttctgggtctgcGGTTTCTGCGCCTCTCGATCTTGATATCGTGGCGCGCTGCGCAAGATGCCAGGTGCCCAACGTCGACCCCGACACTGCAGTCAAGCACAAGAAACAGCCGTGGGATACGCTGGTCTCGTACCGGCGCGTCGACGAGGGCATCAAATATAAACCGTGCTTCGGGATGCTGAGCGCACCGCGCAATGAGGGCGTTGTCGAGGTGGGCATGCGGttggaggtgctggaggagacgACGGAGCATCGGTATATCACTGGCTTTTGA